From a single Theropithecus gelada isolate Dixy chromosome 10, Tgel_1.0, whole genome shotgun sequence genomic region:
- the LOC112633795 gene encoding 60S ribosomal protein L36a, with protein MVNVPKTRRTFCKKCGKHQPHKVTQYKKGKDSLYAQGKRRYDRKQSGYGGQTKPIFRKKAKTTKKIVLRLECVEPNCRSKRMLAIKRCKHFELGGDKKRKGQVIQF; from the coding sequence ATGGTCAACGTGCCTAAAACCCGAAGAACCTTCTGTAAGAAGTGTGGCAAGCATCAGCCTCACAAAGTGACACAGTATAAGAAGGGCAAGGATTCTTTGTATGCCCAGGGAAAGAGGCGCTATGATCGGAAGCAGAGTGGCTATGGTGGGCAGACAAAGCCAATTTTCCGGAAGAAGGCTAAGACCACAAAGAAGATTGTGCTAAGGCTGGAATGTGTTGAGCCTAACTGCAGATCCAAGAGGATGCTGGCCATTAAGAGATGCAAGCATTTTGAACTGGGAGGAGATAAGAAGAGAAAGGGCCAAGTGATCCAGTTCTAA